TTGATCGATGGCTCTGGCAGTATTGTGATGAACCACATTGGCAAATTGGTATTAGTTGATGGCTCAGGCTCTATTAATATTAGCGAGGCTAAAGGTGCGATTGAGTTGCAAGATGGTTCGGGCTCCATTCGCATTAACCATGTTATTGGTGATGTCACTATTGATGATGGTTCGGGTTCAATCAAGGTTAATCAAGTCTCCGGAGTGGTTAAGATAAACGATGGTTCCGGTGGCATTGATGTGGCTAACACCAAAGGTTTGACCATTGTTAATTCTGGGTCTGGTAGTGTCGATTATCAAAATATCGATGGCCCACTAACCCTAGACTGATGCTCAGCCACATTAAGTTCAGGTAAATCAAACTTAAGCTTATTTGGTCAAGATGTTCAAGTTAACTGCAACTGCGGCACGCAACATGCTTTTTTGTTTCAAAGCCAAGTTTAATCATGGCATTATGCAGGCACGTTATTAGTGAAGTTAGCATTGTTGAAGTAAGAGTTACATTATGGCAAAGAAGTTTTATGTAGTATGGGCTGGCCGCGAAACAGGCATTTTTACCAGCTGGGATGTGACTAAGCGTGCAGTTGATAAATATCCACAAGCCAAATATAAATCCTTTGCCACACAAGCAGAAGCTAAAGCGGCGTTTGCTCAATCGCCGGCAAGCAGTATTGGTAAAAGTGCACTACCTAAAGCGGCGGGTCGCTCATCGACAAAGGCTGTTGGGGCGGGAACATCAACCAAAACCCTTAGCGCTAATCAAGCGGTATTAAGCCAATTTGATGTGGTTATATACGCCGATGGGGGCTGTGAGCCTAACCCTGGTAAAGCGGGTTCAGGTATAGCGATATACCGCAAAGGTGAACTAACCGAACTGTGGTTTGGTTTATTTAATCCTAATGGCACCAATAATACCGCCGAACTCAATGCACTATACCAAGCATTAATTGTCGCTAAACAGGTGATCGCAGCGGGCGAAACCGTGCAAATTATGAGTGACTCACAGTATTCTATAAAATGTGTTTGTGAATGGGCATATGGTTGGAAAGCTAAAAACTGGACTCGCAAAACCGGTGAAATTGCCAATCTTGATATCATTAAACAGGCTCATGAATTATATGATGCAATGAAAACTGATTTGGTACTACAACATGTTGCTGCTCATATTGGTATTGAAGGTAATGAATTAGCAGACAGAATGTCGATTCATGCGATAGAACAACAGCATAAAGGTTTTAGTCAATTTACTGGGCCAATCGATATTAATAAAATTCTTGCGTTGCGCACTGGCTAGTTATTGGCCAAATTCTCCCTGAACGCGTTAGATTCCCTGGTCAATAAACACAAAAAAGCCGGATTTTTCCGGCTTTTTTGTGTTTAATTTACGACCACTTACGTCACTTACGATTAATTACTGAGTATTTTCTTCGTACATTAAATAATGGCTTTGCTCCATCCCTAAAGATTCATAGGTTTTTTGAGCAACTTCATTGTCATGTTCAACATACAAACGAAAGCTTGCTGTACCGCCGTTTTCTGCCGCTAAGTCTTTTACTGCTTGATACAATTTGCCATAAATTCCCTGACGACGATTCTGTGGACGGATATACACACTCTGGATCCAATAATAATTACTTGCACGCCAGTCACTCCATTCGTATGTGACCATTAACGAACCGGTTATTTCACCGTCAACTTCAGCGACTAAATATACCCCACGTTCAGGATGAGTAAGCAGTCCTTCAACACCGCGAGTCAATTGCTCAGTGTCTAATGAAAGGTTTTCGGTTTCCATTGCCATGGCTTGGTTAAACTGAACTAGGGCTTGTAGGTCGGCATGTTGACCAATTCTTATTGTCATGGTTTTCTCGTTTTTATAGGATGATCTGCAGTTATCATAACGCGACACTCAATAAAAGTATTGGCTTGTTGCGTCAGAAAATGTGTACGAAATGAGTTAATGCTCCAATATTTATGGCTTTAAACGAGATGAAAGATCAAGTTCTATAACGGTCAAACTCATCAATGCAAAATCAACATTTTAATGCCAAAAACAAACATATCAATATTGCTTAACCCGCTTGATAGGGTGATTACAACTCCACAATAAAACAGCTGAGTTATATTTGTTCAATATAAAAACTCTCAAATGTTGGTTTTTTCAGTATAAAAAAGGCGAAAAATAATCATATTGTCGATGTTGTTTGCCGTGTTTTTATACGGATTAACACTGCTAACACTTGGCGTTACGCCAGTCTGTGCGTGGATCAGGGCTTACTTATTTACGGTCCTCCACTAACGTATAATTGAAATTATTGTGACGATGCAGTAATGTGACGCCACGACAATTTAGATCTATGTCACAAACTGCATAAATTGATGGAGATAATTATGAAAGTTGCTGTATTGGGTGCCGCTGGTGGTATTGGCCAGGCTCTAGCTTTACTGTTAAAAACTCAACTGCCTGCGGGCTCAAAGTTGTCTCTTTATGACATCGCTCCTGTTACTCCTGGTGTTGCGGTTGACTTAAGTCACATCCCAACAGATGTAGAAGTAAAAGGTTTTGCTGGTCAAGATCCTACTGATGCATTAGTTGGCGCAGACGTAGTGTTAATGTCTGCTGGTGTTGCGCGTAAGCCTGGTATGGATCGCTCAGATCTATTCAACATCAACGCTGGTATCGTGCGTAACCTAATGGAAAAAGTGGCTGTAACTTGCCCTAAAGCATTAGTGGGTATTATTACTAACCCAGTTAACACGACTGTAGCGATTGCTGCTGAAGTATTAAAAAATGCTGGTGTGTATGACAAAAACCGTTTATTCGGTATCACAACACTTGACGTTATCCGTAGCGAAACCTTCATCGCTGAGCTTAAAGGCTTAAACGTTGCTGACGTTAAAGTTAACGTAATCGGCGGACACAGCGGTGTGACTATTCTTCCACTACTTTCTCAAGTTGAAGGTGTTACTTTCACTGATGAAGAAGTAGCAGCAATGACAACTCGCATTCAAAACGCGGGTACTGAAGTTGTTGAAGCTAAAGCCGGTGGCGGTAGCGCAACATTATCAATGGGCCAAGCTGCATGTCGCTTTGGTTTATCATTGGTACGTGGTCTACAAGGCGAAGCTAACGTTGTTGAGTGTGCCTATGTTGACGGCGGCAGTGAGCACGCTACATTCTTCGCACAGCCAATCTTACTTGGCAAAAACGGCGTAGAAAAAGTATTACCTTATGGTGACATCAGTGCATTCGAAGCTAACGCTCGCGATGCAATGTTAGACACCCTTAAAGGTGACATCAAATTAGGCGTTGAATTTGTTAAGTAATTAATAAATCGATGCACTAAAAAACGCGAAGCCAAGGCTTCGCGTTTTTTTGCTTAAAATAGGTTCTTTTTTACCAACTTATTTCTTTGCCTTGCCAATCTAAATAACTTGCTTCGCCATCTGGCTCACTATTTTCCATGATGTTATACAGCTGGCTGGCGACAAATTCTGGGGTAAAAAGCTTGCCTGCAGGCACATTAGCCTGAAAGGGTTTTGATAATGGCGTGTCAGTAGTACCGGGATGAAACGCAATGAGTTTCACGCGTTTAAGGCGTCTTGCATATTCCACAGCTGTGGTTTTAATGAGCATGTTTAATGCCGCTTTTGAGGCGCGATAGCCATACCAACCGCCGAGGCGATTATCTGAAATACTGCCTACTCGAGCACTCAATATACTGATGACACATTTTTGTTCGCCGCTTACTTTATGACGCGGTTGCGACAATAATGGTGTTAGCGCGCTGAGCCATAACATAGGCACAATACTGTTAGCATAAAACAACTGCTCTAACGAGTGTGCATCAATATCTTCAATGCGTTTTTCTGGCATTAAGCTAGGTTGCTGAGTATGAGTATGAGTATGAGGCTGAATCTGAGTCTTTGGGTTAATTTGCGCCTCAGCTGTTTGCGAATGCAAAATACCATTGCACATAATGATACGGCTGACTTTGCCAGCTACCTCGCTGATATGACTAATACATTCGATAATCGATGTTTGCTGGTAATCACAATAAAAATGCTGGTGGACTATGTTGTTGGTTAAATGGGCTAATGTCAGCTGGGGTTGCCTGCTAACAGTAATAATATTTAGGGGTAAATCACCTGCTTGAACGGCCGAGTTATGAGCACTGTTATTATCAACCGTGCTGTGATGAATCGCAATGGCATGCTCGATAAACGCTTGGGCAATTAGCGATGATGCGCCGATAACAATAATGGTCTCTGCTGAGGTTGGTTCATTCATGCTATTTAGC
This region of Shewanella livingstonensis genomic DNA includes:
- a CDS encoding ribonuclease H family protein, coding for MAKKFYVVWAGRETGIFTSWDVTKRAVDKYPQAKYKSFATQAEAKAAFAQSPASSIGKSALPKAAGRSSTKAVGAGTSTKTLSANQAVLSQFDVVIYADGGCEPNPGKAGSGIAIYRKGELTELWFGLFNPNGTNNTAELNALYQALIVAKQVIAAGETVQIMSDSQYSIKCVCEWAYGWKAKNWTRKTGEIANLDIIKQAHELYDAMKTDLVLQHVAAHIGIEGNELADRMSIHAIEQQHKGFSQFTGPIDINKILALRTG
- a CDS encoding GNAT family N-acetyltransferase, translating into MTIRIGQHADLQALVQFNQAMAMETENLSLDTEQLTRGVEGLLTHPERGVYLVAEVDGEITGSLMVTYEWSDWRASNYYWIQSVYIRPQNRRQGIYGKLYQAVKDLAAENGGTASFRLYVEHDNEVAQKTYESLGMEQSHYLMYEENTQ
- the mdh gene encoding malate dehydrogenase, with amino-acid sequence MKVAVLGAAGGIGQALALLLKTQLPAGSKLSLYDIAPVTPGVAVDLSHIPTDVEVKGFAGQDPTDALVGADVVLMSAGVARKPGMDRSDLFNINAGIVRNLMEKVAVTCPKALVGIITNPVNTTVAIAAEVLKNAGVYDKNRLFGITTLDVIRSETFIAELKGLNVADVKVNVIGGHSGVTILPLLSQVEGVTFTDEEVAAMTTRIQNAGTEVVEAKAGGGSATLSMGQAACRFGLSLVRGLQGEANVVECAYVDGGSEHATFFAQPILLGKNGVEKVLPYGDISAFEANARDAMLDTLKGDIKLGVEFVK
- a CDS encoding SDR family NAD(P)-dependent oxidoreductase; the encoded protein is MNEPTSAETIIVIGASSLIAQAFIEHAIAIHHSTVDNNSAHNSAVQAGDLPLNIITVSRQPQLTLAHLTNNIVHQHFYCDYQQTSIIECISHISEVAGKVSRIIMCNGILHSQTAEAQINPKTQIQPHTHTHTQQPSLMPEKRIEDIDAHSLEQLFYANSIVPMLWLSALTPLLSQPRHKVSGEQKCVISILSARVGSISDNRLGGWYGYRASKAALNMLIKTTAVEYARRLKRVKLIAFHPGTTDTPLSKPFQANVPAGKLFTPEFVASQLYNIMENSEPDGEASYLDWQGKEISW